ATGTTCTAATATTTTAAGGGTCAAGCATATCGTGAGAACAAACATATTTTGAGATCTTGATGGCAAGAGGATTTGTGAACGAAAGAGTAATTATTGTTGTAGTCACTAGAAAcatccaaatttaatttcttctatGCTTTATCAATACTTTAGTGTTCATGCAGATGCATCTTTTCTGGATGAGTGGTCATTTGATCAATTAGCGAGCCTTTTGAATAGGTCAAATGAAGATCCAAAGTTGAAGCAGCTACTTCTACAGGACCATCTTGTCATAtttcttcaccttcttggttgtGATTCCAACGGTCATGCTCATCGGCCCTATTCATCAATTTATCTCAATAATGTTAAGGTTGTTGATCATATTGCTGAAAGAGTTTACAATCTCATTCAGAGTTACTTCAAGGATGACTTGGCAGCCTACATATTCACAGCAGATCATGGAATGAGTGACAAaggttaaaaatttttttgaactcgtcttcctttcTCTTACATGCGAAGTCCTATTCTTGCAGGGGGCATGTTGCATATATGTATTCTACTCAGATAAACATTTAGGCATATATGCAGATGCATGGATTTATGCAGACAGAGAGAAGAATGTGCTCATTTGGTTAATATCAAGTCTTAATTTTCTTCTTAAGCAATTTTCTACCCCAGTAATATAGGTTGTTTATTTAAAGCAAAGCAGAAGGATTTAcgattttatttatatattactTGTCTTTCGTTTGGGCTTTTTATTTGTTATAGCCTACTGGCATAGGCATggctttcattttccttttgccttcttgagatttcattgtcattttgtttttgagatatttgatTCAGGTTATTTTTCAAGTTTTGTGTTTCTTGCCCTTAGTCTGGTGACTTCTATATTTGTTTTAGGAAGTCATGGAGATGGGCATCCTTCAAATACTGATACGCCTCTTGTTGCTTGGGGGGCTGGTGTTAGACATCCCGCGCATAATTTCTCTGGTGATCAGTTGGAGGGTGCTGTTCAATTTGTTGATGAACACAAACACAACATGCCAACACCTAGAGAGTGGGGTCTTGAAGGCATTGAGAGGGTGGATGTTAATCAAGCTGATATTGCTCCACTGATGGTTGTACAGTTGTTCTTGACTGGTATCTTTTCGTTTCATGATTATGTTTTTTGTTTCACCCACAAATCAATTTCTTATATGCTCATCAATTTATCTGCAGTCAACTCTTCTTGGTTTGCCATGTCCTGTTAACTCAGTTGGAAACTTGCCTCTTGGTTATATTGATTTTAATAAGGTAAATTGCAATAAATAAATGTCTTAGAAAATTTTTGTGCCTTCTGACTGCAGAATGAAGGTCCCTTCTCTGGTTATGCATCATCATTTAATTGACACTGACTGCTAAAGGGGTACCTAAGGTTTTTGTGGGTTCTTATGTTCAGGTGGACAAGGTTGAAGCTGTATTAGCCAATACAAAGCAGATTCTCAATCAGTTTCTTCGCAAATCACGTATCCTTCCTGACTACAAAGGAAAATACCTTTGATGTGGAAAGCAGGAAAACTTTTGGGTAGTTGGGGATGGGAGGATAAGCATCTTGAAGCTTTTTCATGGTTTCCCCGTTCATGTCATTTTTTTATGCATTCCAACTTCTCGTCACCTATTCTTCTTTGCTGTTAGATTGTTATCATCGCTGGATTGTTATCATCATTTAATtatacttttgaattgtaataGACTGAGCTTGGAATATGTTCTCTATCTTTTACATTTTTCTTGACAAGAATAGAATTGAAGCAGTCAAATTCTCTAAATTTCAAGCCTTTTGAACCATTGAAAAACTACAACTTGGCATTGGAACGTATTGAACATTTAATATCCATCAGAGATTATGAAGCTGCAAGGAAGCTATCTGAGCATTTACGAAGATTGGCGCTTGAAGGACTGCATTATTTTCAGACTTATGATTGGTTTAGGCTGATGGCAATTATTACTTTTGGTTACATTGGCTGGATGATCTATGTTCTGCTTCATGTCTTGCAATCTTATACATCATTGTCTGAAAAATTGGTGGAAAAGAAGCAAATGGTTCATCTGAGAAAGAATACTGGGAAGGTAATTTGATTGTGTAATGATTCATCCATAGGTAGTCATGAAAGAACATGATTTTTTGGGGAATATGGGGCATTTGAGTGAGCATCttgtaaataattaaatacagAGTACAACTCTTCCTACCATCTAGCTTTGAATATAAAAAAAGTACACATTCACTCATAGACAATGGAATTTAGTGTTCGTGCCTGGTGAGTGGGATGTAGACATTGAAGTTTGAAACCATATATATACAGATAATTTGAATTTCCCGCTTATGAAGTACTGAATAAAATTCAGATTTTATCTTGACTGTAATTTTGGAAAACTAAGCGTAAATATTTTTGTAAACCAGTGGTGGCAGTTCAACCTTTTATGTGAACTGAATTGGATTGTGAGGTGTTCTTGTGAGTTAAAGATTTTTGTGGAGATGTTACCCAATGCTTTTGTGCGGTTTAACTTTCTGGTATTTTATTTGGACAACACTATGAAAATATTATTTATTCTTAAGCTATTTATAGTATCTCATTTCTCAACTTATCTCAATTGTGCCAGGTATACTTTATAGCATGTCTGTTTTCATGCCTAGTGTGCTCTCTACTGTTGCTGGAGCATTCTCCTCCTCTGTATCATGCGTATGCTGCGATGACAATATTTCTTTGGACACAAATATTTAGTGAATATGAGTTTCTACTATTTTTATGGAGGGATCTACAGAGGAGAGAATCTCGCTACTTCATTAAACTCATAGCAACCTGTATTGTCTCAATACTCATCCTTGAGATGCTGGTAAGGCTCTTTAGCATATTTTAGTTATATTCTGATTAGTAATTTCGTTTATTGTGTAGCCaggatttaatttttgtttatgtaTCATGTAGGTCAAAAGTTTCACAGATAGGAAATTGTACACCTGGTGTTTCTGGACTGTTGGGGTTGCTGCTCCTATTTATCTTACCCGCTCAATACCATGGAAATCTAGGGTGCCAATTATAGTTCTGCTGGCATGCTGGTTCTTGTCCATTTTCACTTTGATGCCTGCTGAAATTCCAGAGAACACTTGGCTAGTGTATGTGCTGCTTCCTTTTTACTTTTATCTTGCTTTCAATTAGTCAGTCATGTATAGATTTGGTATTGGATCAAGTGGTATGAACAAGAACTTAGGGACCTGTTTGAACTTGTCCACGAAGTTAGTTGCATGATGTTTGTCCTTGCCTTGTTGATAAGAAATTAAACCAGTTGTTTTCATGATCAGGTGTTAAATTGACAAAATGAATTCCCTTCAGTAACTGCTGAAGCCACTTTGGCCTTTGTCAAATCCTAGGTGTATTCATTCAAACAATGAATGTTATTTTGCTTTGGCTTTTCATGCTAATACTTCTGATCTTACTGACCTTAATGGGCTTGGATATGTAGGAAATGCAACCTTACCTTGGATCTTTCTGATAGATGAGATTAATGTATAGCTGATGACTGTATAATTTTACCAAAGCAACCTTATTCATTCAAAGAATGAACCTTATGTTGCTTTGGCTTTTTGTGCTAATACTCCAGATCTTACTGACCTTAATGGGCTTGGATATGTAGGAAATGCTACCTTATCTTGGATCTTTCTGATAGGCGAGATTAATGAATAGCTAATTACCGTATAATTTTATGAAAACTGTTTGCTTggatttttttatgaaaatgctaagatattttttttttttttaatacgaaCAAACTTGTAGCACTGGTTGATTGGGGATCACTGGTGCTATTGACATTATTCATTGACAAGGTTCTTTCAAATTCATTTGTTTGACAAATTGCTACTTTGTGAGTTTTGGCTTATAGCAGTTATACAAGATTATGCAGCATTAGCCAGTTTGTATTTGTAGAACTTGATCACTAGATCTAGAGCTGGAGCAGTCCAATGTGCAACTTTGGCTTAATATGACTATCACGACGTACTCTTAAATAATTATCAGAAACCTTGGAAGAGGAAGCAGATATTTAGATGTTTGTAGGAAGTCTTGTATATACCTCTGTATAATTTGAAAGTGAATTGGAGTGATTCCCAGAAAGAAACAAATGTGCTCTCTTTATAATTGAATCTTCTGCTTCTATAGTGTCACTAGTGGAGTTGTCACCATGATGATTGGAGGAGTTGCTAGGCATCTGGATCTTCATTCCGAAGATGATAAATATTGGCTTAGTCTTCGTACTAATGACACAAGCAGACCTAAGTTCCCTATGCTCTTTCACTTGCAGGTATGAGTAAACCTTTTTAACTTCTGTTGAGCATGCCTTAAAAAATATCATTTCGAGAGAGATAAAATTAACATATTTATTACATTGAAAATAGATTACTTTGGTCGGCTTATCGTCAGTGATGGTGGTCTTGTCAACTTCTCACAGAACCAAAAAGCATGAATTGCTTGCTGTTCATCAACTAATAAACTGGTCAATTGCTGGTATTGATTCTTTTTTACTTATGCTTGCAATTTATGTTGCCCTTTTTTGTCACTTATTATGGATCAACATAAGTTTTTCATGTAATATTTACTGATTCTTTCAAATATCAATACTTGCTCTGTTATTCTTCATATTAAGTTTTTTGGGTTTGTACAGTGAAATTTGGTTTACTGGTTGATGGATGGTGCAATTTTCTTTCTAATCGTCACAGATAATTTTCATTAGTAGTAGTTGATCTTGTCTCAGATATGTTTAAATCATAGACTAATTCATCACGACAATATGTTTCTTTTGTTGATATTATCTTGATGGGTCAGCTAAGTCAGACACTGGATTGACTTCTAAAGTATGTTTTAAGGTTGTCACCATTACTTAACAGATATTGAATTATTTCCATGGCCGCAACAACTAGGGTATCTCTTGCAGCTTCAGCGGCTGGAGCTGGAAGTTGCTCCCCTAACCACTCTGCTTGCTTTGTATTATTTCTAATATTTACTGGTCAACATGTCTTGTGATTTTAACTTGAATAATCAATTTGCTTAAGAGTATTCCCAGGTAATCTTGAGTTCTTTTCTGGGGTTTCCAAAACTCTGTTAATTCACTGATTAAATTTTGCAGGTATCTGGCTAGTTACAtttaattctttcctttttcctagTTAAGGATGCTGACTCTCTTATTTACTGCAGTGTGTTCGATGGTCCTTCCACTATTTTCAGCTACTGGTGTCTTGTCACGTTTAACTTCCATATTTCTTGGGTTTGCCCCAGCATTTTTACTTCTTTCTATTGGGTATGTCTCTCAGAATTTGTTTGAAGTTTGAATGTCTGATAGAGATATACTGGTATAATTTTCTGTTAAAATCCTGCAGATATGAAGCTCTCTTCTATTGTGCTTTGGCACTTGCGCTAATGGCGTGGATGCTTTTTGAGAATGTGCACCGCTATTTAAGTAAGGCAAGCTTATTTTCAGCGTCTGTTAAAGCTATGCAGAACAGCATTCTAAAACACGATGAGAGATGCCTACAGCTTTCAGATATGAGAATTGCTTTGACATTTGTAAGTAAT
The genomic region above belongs to Coffea arabica cultivar ET-39 chromosome 7c, Coffea Arabica ET-39 HiFi, whole genome shotgun sequence and contains:
- the LOC113699125 gene encoding GPI ethanolamine phosphate transferase 1, whose amino-acid sequence is MRGDGDGILGGGKRSESSLKVRQKWLKRKEKWLVVLGVVLHAVYMLSIFDIYFKTPIVHGMKPVTPRFTSPAKRLVLLVADGLRADKFFEPDSDGNYRAPFLRSVIKERGRWGVSHARPPTESRPGHVAIIAGFYEDPSAVTKGWKANPVEFDSVFNRSRHTISYGSPDIVPIFCGALPHSTWNTYPHEYEDFATDASFLDEWSFDQLASLLNRSNEDPKLKQLLLQDHLVIFLHLLGCDSNGHAHRPYSSIYLNNVKVVDHIAERVYNLIQSYFKDDLAAYIFTADHGMSDKGSHGDGHPSNTDTPLVAWGAGVRHPAHNFSGDQLEGAVQFVDEHKHNMPTPREWGLEGIERVDVNQADIAPLMSTLLGLPCPVNSVGNLPLGYIDFNKVDKVEAVLANTKQILNQFLRKSQLKQSNSLNFKPFEPLKNYNLALERIEHLISIRDYEAARKLSEHLRRLALEGLHYFQTYDWFRLMAIITFGYIGWMIYVLLHVLQSYTSLSEKLVEKKQMVHLRKNTGKVYFIACLFSCLVCSLLLLEHSPPLYHAYAAMTIFLWTQIFSEYEFLLFLWRDLQRRESRYFIKLIATCIVSILILEMLVKSFTDRKLYTWCFWTVGVAAPIYLTRSIPWKSRVPIIVLLACWFLSIFTLMPAEIPENTWLVVTSGVVTMMIGGVARHLDLHSEDDKYWLSLRTNDTSRPKFPMLFHLQITLVGLSSVMVVLSTSHRTKKHELLAVHQLINWSIAVCSMVLPLFSATGVLSRLTSIFLGFAPAFLLLSIGYEALFYCALALALMAWMLFENVHRYLSKASLFSASVKAMQNSILKHDERCLQLSDMRIALTFMVFFNVAFFGTGNFASIASFEISSVYRFITIFSPFLMAALLIFKLLIPFMLVICAFSSLTKVIRVPLLGCYFLVILCSDVMTIHFFFLVRNTGSWMEIGNSISHFGIMSAQVVFVLLLFALTNVYTKDIQTSSARHSSRKAM